The Labilibaculum sp. sequence TGGAATGGTAGTTGTGCAGTTCCTCAATTTATTGAAAGTTACGAAGACGGTGATAATCGTTTGGCTTACACATGGGCTGGTGGTATACAATACCAGGCAACTGAAGATGCATCGGGTAACACAATACCTCAATCGGGTGACCCAATTGCTTTCAGCACTGATGATTGGGCTGGTCAGGGCGTTTTGAATTATTCTCAGCAAGTTCACTCTATTGATAACCCTGGTGCTTATCAACAAGAAGGTTACCGTTTTGTTAAATATGAAATTGTGGCTGGCGACGGTGGAACCGGGGGCGACGACGTACCTTTTTTCCGTTTGGCTGATGCAATGTTTATAAAAGCAGAATGTCTGTTGCGTCTTGGACGCGACGAACAAATTGCAGCGGATTTGATTACAGATATACGTACGCGTTCGTTGGAGTCGGCGGCGAAAGCTACACGTACTATTGCTCAATTAAAAGGAGGTAGTATTTACGATTACGGACATCGCGAATATACCAGCGAAGGTTTTGCTAACTGGGATACTTATGTAACAACAAGCGAAGGTGGAGCCGACATTGAGTTAGGTGGATTGCTTGATGATCTAGGCTGGGAGTTTGTCGGTGAACATCATCGTCGCCAGGATCTTATCCGATTCAAGATGGCAGATGGCAGAAATGTCTTTAATGGTAAATCGTGGTTTTGTAAAGATGCGACTGCAGAGACTCACTGGAACTATTTTCCGATTCCTAAATCGGCTATAGATGCGAATATTTCTCTTATTCAAAATGAAGGATACTAAAGTTTTTCGAATAAAGTGATGAATTTAGTTGCCTGTTGTTTGCCGTAAATTATGTGAATTTAGAGTTAAGCAACAGGCAGTAAGTATCGTAAAATAAATTATACACAGATGAAAAAAATACATATATATATTATTCTGTCCATGCTGATTGCAGGATTGTTTAGTTGTGGTGATAATGAAGATTTTAGCAGTGTACATGAGATGACTGCTGATGAAATAGCTGAAATAGCGCGTCAGGATTCAATTCTGCAAGCTCAGAAAGAGAAGATCAATGCAGATTTGGTACTTGAATATTCTGTAGAAATAACCACGAGTAAATCATTATATGATGGTGCCGCCGTAGCCGTAGAAATTGATAAAATTGCTGAACTTTTTGGTATTTCGGAAGAGGAAGTTCTAGCTGGTATTAATGGTGAAAGCGGAGCTCTCGAAATTAAGGGTTTTGCTATTGAAGGTACCACACATGCAGATGCTGGAGGTATGACAAATACAAATGCTCCGTGGGGACATTGGTGGGATGCTAATGGTGATCTTTCAGAATGGGGTGAGAACGCCATGGTTTTTGCTGAATTTGATACTGAAACCAGTGTTTTCAATGTGGGGCAGTACCCAGGACATTTAACCGATGGACAGACAATTAAAATTATTGAATGTTTAAAATACAATGAACAACGTGTGGCAGTTGTTATTACAATTAATGCTGCTGCACCAGGAAAATTAAGCGCAACTGTGGTTAGTACTCAGGATCTTGCTATTAATATCATTCCTAAAAGCAGTTATGATCCTGATTCGCTTCAGTTTAATCTGACTCAGGCGTTAATTGATTTGGGAGTAAGTTCAATGGATGAGGTTGGTTTTGTTGGAGTCAATGAAGATGGTTCTTATAATCAGGAAATTGTTACCGGGAATGGTTTTTGGTACGATATGAATGGTTTTGTAGGAGAATATGGTGATAATGCGAGTGTATATAGTGATTATGGCGATTTTTCTGCTGACAAAATTAGTCTTGGACAATATCCAGGACATTTAACAGCAGGACAGACATTTGTTATTAA is a genomic window containing:
- a CDS encoding DUF4859 domain-containing protein, with protein sequence MKKIHIYIILSMLIAGLFSCGDNEDFSSVHEMTADEIAEIARQDSILQAQKEKINADLVLEYSVEITTSKSLYDGAAVAVEIDKIAELFGISEEEVLAGINGESGALEIKGFAIEGTTHADAGGMTNTNAPWGHWWDANGDLSEWGENAMVFAEFDTETSVFNVGQYPGHLTDGQTIKIIECLKYNEQRVAVVITINAAAPGKLSATVVSTQDLAINIIPKSSYDPDSLQFNLTQALIDLGVSSMDEVGFVGVNEDGSYNQEIVTGNGFWYDMNGFVGEYGDNASVYSDYGDFSADKISLGQYPGHLTAGQTFVIKYGLLANSKIVMLNVTVNVIAYEDPETAPAGDPEDVVVDVELGKAYSDDYASVQYDVKEILRNAFKKTTYEIYQAIISGELKLYEGAVSDTDPTYTSDVPGYWIKADGTTGEWAEGLIYLSIGHNETELYLYGGNHPDNAVSGDTVSTKLIAVYNGATVALNITYNVE